The Peptostreptococcaceae bacterium nucleotide sequence TGGTTTTCCCTGTATTGACACCAATGGCAGTTGATTTTGGCCGCCCATTCCCATTCGTGCCAAACAAGAGTTTGAACATTGTTTCAAAATTGGTGGTTGATGGGCAGTTCAAGCTGGCTATCGTAGAAGTTCCTGATGTTCTTGATCGCTTCGTCAGGATTGAGAGTTCTAAGGAGCTTGCATACGCATTGCTTGAGGATGTAATAACAAAGTTCATGGATCAACTATATGTCGGGCAAAAGGTTTTGGGTAGCAGTGTCTTTAGGGTGACAAGGAATGCTGATTTGAATTTAATTGAGGATAAAGCGGACGATCTTCTTATGGTTATAGAAGAGGCGGTTAAAAAGAGGCGTTGGGGCGATGCAATTCGCCTTGAAATCGAAAGCGGCATTGATGAATGGATTGGCGCCGAGCTTGAAAAAATTCTGGAAATAGAAAAAAACCAAGTATACTTTATAAAGGGCATGATTGATTTGACATGCTGGTTTTCATTCAAACCGCCCAAAAAGATGAACAATCTGAAAAGTGAACAGTTTATTCCCAAAGTCATGCCGTTCATGAAAAAGAAGAATATATTCAAGACGATTCGAGATGGGGATATATTTCTCCACCATCCGTATGACAGCTTTGATTTCGTAGTAAATTTCATAAAGAATGCAAGCATGGATCCCTCGGTTTTAGCGATAAAACAAACCCTTTATAGGGTCAGCGGGAAATCTGAAATAATTAAGGCTCTTTCAGATGCTGCAGACCAAGGGAAACAGGTAACGGTTTTGGTTGAACTGATGGCCCGATTTGATGAAGAAAACAACATAAACTGGGCCAAGAAGCTTGAGAAAAAAGGTGTGCATGTTATATACGGGATATATGGACTTAAGACCCATTCCAAGATTACTCTTGTAGTGCGCAAGGAAATGAAGAAGATAAAGAGATATGTGCATCTTGGAACCGGCAACTATAATGACGAGACGGCCAAGCTATATACGGATATGACATATTTGACATGCCGCGAGGACATAGGAACAGATGCAACGATATTCTTTAATATGGTTTCAGGATTCAGCAGCCAGATTGCAACACAACACTTTTGCGTTTCGCCATATACGCTAAGAAAAGATTTCTATGGACTGATAGACAGGGAAATACGGAATGCGAAAAATGGCAAAAAGGGTTTGATAACAGCCAAAATGAATTCGCTTGTGGACATAGGGATTATAGACAAGCTGTATGAAGCATCAAATGCAGGAGTTGAAATCCGTCTGATTGTCAGAGGAATATGCACCCTAGTACCGGGAGTTCCGGGTATGAGTGAGAAC carries:
- the ppk1 gene encoding polyphosphate kinase 1 → MNKYLNRELSWLKFNERVLERAEDAAMPILERLKFDAIFSSNLDEFFMVRVASIKEQMIAGYSAPDASGYLPEEVFESINKNVTGLLKTQQRITSKCFDELAKQGVRILKKKDFNGKIMDELKEYFDSVVFPVLTPMAVDFGRPFPFVPNKSLNIVSKLVVDGQFKLAIVEVPDVLDRFVRIESSKELAYALLEDVITKFMDQLYVGQKVLGSSVFRVTRNADLNLIEDKADDLLMVIEEAVKKRRWGDAIRLEIESGIDEWIGAELEKILEIEKNQVYFIKGMIDLTCWFSFKPPKKMNNLKSEQFIPKVMPFMKKKNIFKTIRDGDIFLHHPYDSFDFVVNFIKNASMDPSVLAIKQTLYRVSGKSEIIKALSDAADQGKQVTVLVELMARFDEENNINWAKKLEKKGVHVIYGIYGLKTHSKITLVVRKEMKKIKRYVHLGTGNYNDETAKLYTDMTYLTCREDIGTDATIFFNMVSGFSSQIATQHFCVSPYTLRKDFYGLIDREIRNAKNGKKGLITAKMNSLVDIGIIDKLYEASNAGVEIRLIVRGICTLVPGVPGMSENIKVKSIIGEFLEHSRIYYFHNNRHPETYLSSADWMTRNLNRRIELLFPIVDNRIAKRIRLILDLYLADNQRSWQMESDGEYSKVKSGKKNRVCAHEILKNLEYEDNEEFIKRLKGSMK